Proteins encoded by one window of Salvia splendens isolate huo1 chromosome 14, SspV2, whole genome shotgun sequence:
- the LOC121764600 gene encoding transcription factor RAX1-like → MGRAPCCDKANVKKGPWSPEEDAKLKSYIDRHGTGGNWIALPQKIGLKRCGKSCRLRWLNYLRPNIKHGGFSEEEDNIICSLYISIGSRWSIIAAQLPGRTDNDIKNYWNTRLKKKLLGKQRKEKSGRGKQTATKGSGGGPYFQTGPPPPPPPLPSLPPIPYSSGEEARFNNHSSIRRLLMKLGGRFSSQDPNNSGLAPDNDHPRYPSIDDQALIQPMYCDPIDQLITSSDQTPLLGTALPPPHFGVGPTEASGGVYENPQGLEFLYDDLVNGSVFGGESVDWGEMNQWICGQNEVPWNIINGHS, encoded by the exons ATGGGAAGAGCTCCATGCTGCGACAAAGCCAACGTGAAGAAAGGGCCGTGGTCGCCGGAAGAAGACGCCAAGCTCAAATCCTACATCGACCGCCATGGCACCGGTGGTAACTGGATTGCCCTCCCTCAAAAAattg GCCTAAAGAGATGCGGCAAGAGTTGTCGCCTCAGATGGCTCAACTACCTCCGCCCCAACATCAAACACGGTGGCTTctccgaagaagaagataacatcATATGTAGCCTCTATATTAGCATCGGAAGCAG GTGGTCAATAATTGCAGCCCAGCTGCCAGGGAGAACTGACAACGACATCAAGAACTACTGGAACACGAGGCTAAAGAAGAAGCTTCTAGGAAAGCAGCGAAAAGAGAAGAGCGGCCGCGGCAAACAAACCGCCACAAAGGGTTCAGGCGGTGGCCCATACTTCCAAACCGGGCCACCGCCCCCGCCTCCTCCTCTGCCGTCTCTTCCACCCATACCCTACTCCTCGGGCGAGGAGGCGCGGTTCAACAACCACTCCTCCATCAGAAGGCTTCTAATGAAGCTCGGGGGTAGGTTTTCGAGCCAAGACCCGAATAACTCAGGGCTCGCACCCGACAATGATCATCCTCGATATCCGAGCATCGATGATCAAGCCCTAATCCAACCAATGTACTGTGATCCAATCGATCAATTGATCACTAGTTCCGACCAAACCCCTTTGCTTGGCACGGCGCTGCCTCCGCCTCATTTCGGGGTGGGCCCGACCGAGGCGAGCGGCGGAGTGTATGAGAATCCGCAAGGGCTGGAGTTCTTATATGATGATTTGGTGAATGGGAGTGTTTTTGGAGGAGAGAGTGTGGATTGGGGAGAAATGAATCAGTGGATTTGTGGACAAAATGAGGTACCATGGAACATAATCAATGGTCATTCTTGA